Proteins co-encoded in one Prevotella sp. E13-27 genomic window:
- the rplQ gene encoding 50S ribosomal protein L17 produces MRHNKKFNHLGRTASHRASMLANMAISLIMHKRITTTVAKAKALKKYVEPLITKAKEDTTNSRRVVFSYLQNKEAIKELFGEVSQKVGDRPGGYTRIIKLGTRQGDAAQICFIELVDFDPEMAKAPAAKKATRRSRKSNKSAEATQEAPVAEVAAEEAPAAEAEAAKTE; encoded by the coding sequence ATGAGACACAATAAGAAATTCAACCACCTCGGTCGTACTGCATCGCATCGCGCTTCCATGCTTGCCAACATGGCCATCTCGCTGATCATGCACAAAAGAATCACTACGACCGTAGCAAAGGCAAAGGCTCTGAAGAAGTATGTTGAGCCCCTGATTACCAAGGCAAAGGAAGATACCACAAACTCACGTCGTGTAGTATTCAGCTACCTTCAGAACAAGGAAGCCATCAAGGAACTCTTTGGTGAGGTTTCACAGAAGGTTGGTGACCGTCCCGGTGGCTACACACGTATCATCAAGTTGGGTACCCGTCAGGGTGACGCTGCTCAGATTTGCTTTATCGAGCTTGTTGACTTCGACCCAGAAATGGCTAAGGCACCTGCAGCTAAGAAGGCTACACGTCGCTCACGCAAGTCAAACAAGTCAGCTGAGGCAACTCAGGAGGCTCCTGTAGCTGAGGTTGCTGCTGAAGAGGCACCTGCTGCTGAGGCAGAGGCTGCAAAGACTGAATAA
- a CDS encoding DNA-directed RNA polymerase subunit alpha: MAILAFQKPDKVVMLEANDKFGKFEFRPLEPGFGVTIGNALRRILLSSLEGYAINTIRIAGVEHEFSSVPGVKEDVTNIILNLKQVRFKQVVEEFENEKVSITVENSTEFKAGDIGKYLTGFEVLNPDLVICHLDSKATMQIDLTINKGRGYVPSEENRDFCTDVNVIAIDSIYTPIRNVKFAVEPYRVEQKTDYDKLVLEVTTDGSIHPKDALKEAAKILIYHFMLFSDEKITLENNDVEGNQEFDEEILHMRQLLKTKLVDMNLSVRALNCLKAADVETLGDLVQYNKTDLLKFRNFGKKSLTELDDLLESLNLSFGTDISKYKLDKE, encoded by the coding sequence ATGGCGATATTAGCATTTCAAAAACCCGATAAAGTGGTAATGTTGGAAGCCAATGACAAATTCGGTAAGTTCGAGTTTCGTCCATTGGAACCAGGGTTCGGTGTAACCATCGGTAACGCCCTGCGCCGCATACTCCTTTCATCGCTTGAGGGCTATGCTATCAATACCATTCGTATTGCCGGTGTGGAGCATGAGTTCTCATCCGTTCCTGGTGTAAAGGAAGATGTGACCAACATTATCTTGAACCTGAAGCAAGTAAGGTTCAAGCAAGTAGTAGAAGAATTCGAGAACGAGAAAGTCAGCATCACCGTTGAGAATTCCACCGAGTTCAAGGCCGGTGACATCGGCAAGTATCTGACCGGATTTGAAGTGTTAAATCCCGATTTGGTGATTTGTCATCTCGACTCAAAGGCTACCATGCAGATTGATCTCACTATCAACAAAGGTCGCGGATATGTTCCTTCAGAAGAGAACCGTGATTTCTGCACCGATGTTAATGTGATAGCAATCGACTCAATTTACACCCCAATCCGTAATGTCAAGTTCGCTGTAGAGCCCTATCGCGTAGAGCAGAAGACTGACTACGATAAGCTCGTACTCGAAGTGACAACGGACGGTTCCATTCACCCGAAGGATGCACTGAAAGAGGCTGCAAAAATCCTTATCTATCACTTCATGCTCTTCTCTGATGAGAAGATTACTCTCGAGAACAATGATGTTGAGGGTAACCAGGAGTTTGACGAGGAGATACTGCACATGCGTCAGTTGCTCAAGACTAAGCTCGTTGACATGAACCTCTCTGTTCGTGCTCTGAACTGTCTGAAGGCTGCTGATGTGGAGACCCTTGGCGATCTCGTACAGTATAATAAGACCGACCTCCTTAAGTTCCGTAACTTTGGTAAGAAATCGCTCACTGAGCTTGATGATTTGCTCGAGAGTCTGAATCTGTCGTTTGGAACTGACATTTCAAAGTATAAACTGGACAAGGAGTAA
- the rpsD gene encoding 30S ribosomal protein S4, translated as MAKYIGPKSKIARRFGEAIYGPDKVLSRRNFPPGQHGQNRRRKQSEYAVMLAEKQKAKYTYGVLERQFRILFEKAAKAEGITGEVLLQNLESRLDNVVFRLGLAPTRAAARQLVGHRHIVVDGKVVNIPSFSVKPGMVVGVREKAKSLEVIEAALAGFNHSKYPWIEWDEQQKAGKFLHKPERADIPENIKEQLIVELYSKN; from the coding sequence ATGGCAAAATATATTGGACCGAAATCTAAAATTGCCCGCCGTTTTGGTGAAGCCATTTACGGACCGGACAAAGTTTTGTCTAGGAGAAACTTCCCTCCTGGACAGCATGGCCAGAACCGTCGCCGCAAGCAGTCGGAGTATGCAGTCATGTTGGCAGAGAAGCAGAAAGCCAAGTACACTTACGGAGTTCTTGAGCGTCAGTTCCGTATCCTGTTTGAGAAAGCAGCAAAGGCTGAGGGTATCACCGGTGAGGTGCTCCTTCAGAATCTGGAAAGCCGTCTTGACAACGTAGTATTCCGTCTTGGTCTTGCCCCCACACGTGCTGCTGCACGTCAGCTCGTAGGTCACCGTCACATCGTTGTTGATGGCAAGGTGGTAAACATTCCTTCATTCTCAGTTAAACCTGGTATGGTTGTTGGCGTTCGTGAGAAGGCTAAGTCTCTCGAGGTTATCGAAGCAGCACTTGCAGGTTTCAACCACAGCAAGTATCCTTGGATTGAGTGGGACGAGCAGCAGAAGGCTGGTAAGTTCCTGCACAAGCCCGAGCGTGCCGACATACCTGAGAATATTAAGGAGCAGTTAATCGTTGAGTTGTACTCTAAGAACTAA